The sequence TTATCAAGGGACCTTATCCCCTAGTGAAACGCCTTGGCTAGCCCTAGGTTGTGAGATAGGGTAACGAGATCGGAGATCCAAACATGGAGACGTCAAGCTTTGACAAAAATGGTGTGGTGTTGGTCGGCTACGACGGATCGGAGTATGCACAGGAGGCGCTCGACTACGCCGCTCAAGAGGCAAAACTACGGGGGGCCAGCGTTGCGATCGCGATCGCCTGGGAGATCGGTGGCTATGACTTCGGAGTAACGGCGGGCGCCCTCAAGACACTTTCGCACGCCGCCGAGGCCATCCTTGAGACTGGCGCGGCGTTCATGCGGGACAAGTATCCAGACGTACCGTTTCAAACGCATCTTTTGGAGGGAGAACCTGCCTACGCGCTCATCGAGCTTGCAAAGGAAGCCGACATGGTGGTGGTAGGGGCACGAGGGAGGGGTGGCTTCTCGGCACTTTTGCTCGGGAGCGTCAGCGATCAGCTTATCCACCATGCCGAAGTTCCCGTACTGGTTGTGAGGCACTGATCGGTTGTCTGAACCTTTCGTACCGGATTCCGAGACTCAGGGACTCACCACCGCCGAGGTCGCACAACGACGCAGACAGTATGGTCCGAACGCAATTGTCCATCCCAAGGAACACCCTTTTGCTCTATTCTTGAAGAAGTTTTGGGCTCCTGTTCCTTGGATGCTCGAGGTGACTCTCATCCTGGAACTGGCACTCGGGAAATCGGCCGAGGCCATGGTTATTGCTTTGCTGCTCGTGTTGAACTCAGTGCTGTCGTTCTCGCAAGAAAGTCGGGCCAAGAAAGCGTTGGAACTGCTCCAGTCCAAACTGCAGATCACCGCGAGGGTCTTTCGGGATGGATCTTGGCAACAAGTACCGGCCGTCGATCTAGTGCCTGGTGACTACATCCATCTACGGATTGGCGATCTTGCGCCGGCCGATCTACGAATCGTCGATGGCGAACTGCTGGTTGACCAATCCGCACTGACCGGCGAGTCGCTCCCGGTGGAACATCACCGTGGTGACACGGTCTATTCTGCGTCGATTATCCGACGAGGCGAAGCCTCAGGCGAGGTAACCGCAACGGGTACGAAGAGCTACTTCGGCAAAACCGCGGACCTCGTGAGGACAGCGGGATCTGCCAGTCACCTTGAAGTGCTGGTGCTCGGCATCGTGAAATGGCTCGTCACCTTCGACATCGTGCTCGTCGTCGTGGTATTCGTCGATGCGCTCGTGCGAGGAATCACTCTCTCCCACATAGCACCATTCGCGCTCATCCTCCTCGTCGCCTCGGTTCCAATAGCGCTCCCTGCCACCTTTACGCTCGCCACCGCGGTCGCGGCGATGGAGCTCGTGCGTCGCGGCATCCTTGTCACTCGCCTTGCGGCTATTGAAGAGGCTGCGTCGATGACAGTTCTCTTGAGTGACAAAACTGGCACGCTTACCAAAAATGAACTCAGGATTCAATCGATCGTCACCTTTGCGGACGCCACCGATGCTGATGTGCTCTTTGCTGCGGCGATGGCATCGGACGCATCCACACAAGATCCTCTCGATCTTGCCACACTGGTCAAGGCGCAGCAGCTTGGGATCAAACCCGTACCTCGAGCAACCTTTTCTCCCTTCGACCCCGCGACAAAGCGTTCTGAGTCAACCTATCTCGATGCGTCGGGATCGGAGCACCGCGCCTTGAAGGGTGCCCCTCAGGTGCTCAAGACGCTCATCACGGGGGGTGAAGAACCCCCGACGCTCACGGAAACACTCGTTGATCTTGCACGCAGCGGCTCGAGAGTCCTCGGTATCGCTGGAGGAGTCGCCTCCGACCTCAAATTGCTTGGCTTAATCGCTTTCGCCGATCCGCTACGCGATGATGCGGCAGAGATTCTTCAACAGCTTGCAGGGCTTGGCATCACCGTCAAGATGGTCACTGGCGATACCCCGGAGACAGCAGCCTCGATCGCAACGCAACTTGGCCTATCCGGCAAAGTCTGTTCACCCGATAACAGCGACTCAACCTGTGCGGTCTATGCGGGGGTTTTTCCAGAGGACAAGTACAAGCTTGTCGCCGCGCACCAGACGCAACAAGCGATCGTTGGCATGACGGGAGACGGGGTCAACGACGCGCCCGCGTTACGTCAAGCCGAGGTTGGGATCGCTGTAGCGACTGCTACCGATGTCGCCAAAGCCTCAGCCAGTCTTGTTCTTACCACTCCAGGTCTCACCGGTCTGGTTGACGCCATTGATATGGGACGTGCGGTTTACCAACGCCTGCTCACCTACACGCTTAACAAGATCGTTAAGACTCTCCAAGTGGCCCTCTTTCTCAGCATTGGGGTACTCGTGCTCGGAAAATTCGTAGTGACACCTCTCCTCATCTTGCTGCTACTCTTTGCAAACGATCTCGTAACGATGTCACTGGCCAGTGACAACGTCCACCCATCGAAGACTCCCAACCATTGGAGTGTCACAGTGCTGATGAGGACCAGTAGCATCATCGCACTCGCATGGCTACTCTTCTCGTTTGGGACCTACGCCTTCGCCAGCTTGGCAGGGCTATCCCAAAGGCAGCTACAAACCCTCGACTTTGTGGCGCTCGTCTTCTCCGGTCTCGCCAATGTCCTCCTCCTCAGAGAGCGAGGACACCTGTGGGCATCCAAACCAGGGACCTTCCTCTTGTTGGCATCCGGTGTCGACACGCTCGTCGTTGGTCTCTTCGCGACGGCCGGAGTGCTCATGAGTGCAGTACCCATCGAGGCCGTCATCCTGGTATTCATCGGAACGCTCGTCTGGGTGATCCTGCTTGACTTCGTAAAGGTCAAGCTTGTCACGCATGGTAACGCACTTCTCGCATGAGTT comes from Ferrimicrobium sp. and encodes:
- a CDS encoding universal stress protein, with the translated sequence METSSFDKNGVVLVGYDGSEYAQEALDYAAQEAKLRGASVAIAIAWEIGGYDFGVTAGALKTLSHAAEAILETGAAFMRDKYPDVPFQTHLLEGEPAYALIELAKEADMVVVGARGRGGFSALLLGSVSDQLIHHAEVPVLVVRH
- a CDS encoding plasma-membrane proton-efflux P-type ATPase, which encodes MSEPFVPDSETQGLTTAEVAQRRRQYGPNAIVHPKEHPFALFLKKFWAPVPWMLEVTLILELALGKSAEAMVIALLLVLNSVLSFSQESRAKKALELLQSKLQITARVFRDGSWQQVPAVDLVPGDYIHLRIGDLAPADLRIVDGELLVDQSALTGESLPVEHHRGDTVYSASIIRRGEASGEVTATGTKSYFGKTADLVRTAGSASHLEVLVLGIVKWLVTFDIVLVVVVFVDALVRGITLSHIAPFALILLVASVPIALPATFTLATAVAAMELVRRGILVTRLAAIEEAASMTVLLSDKTGTLTKNELRIQSIVTFADATDADVLFAAAMASDASTQDPLDLATLVKAQQLGIKPVPRATFSPFDPATKRSESTYLDASGSEHRALKGAPQVLKTLITGGEEPPTLTETLVDLARSGSRVLGIAGGVASDLKLLGLIAFADPLRDDAAEILQQLAGLGITVKMVTGDTPETAASIATQLGLSGKVCSPDNSDSTCAVYAGVFPEDKYKLVAAHQTQQAIVGMTGDGVNDAPALRQAEVGIAVATATDVAKASASLVLTTPGLTGLVDAIDMGRAVYQRLLTYTLNKIVKTLQVALFLSIGVLVLGKFVVTPLLILLLLFANDLVTMSLASDNVHPSKTPNHWSVTVLMRTSSIIALAWLLFSFGTYAFASLAGLSQRQLQTLDFVALVFSGLANVLLLRERGHLWASKPGTFLLLASGVDTLVVGLFATAGVLMSAVPIEAVILVFIGTLVWVILLDFVKVKLVTHGNALLA